In Myxococcus stipitatus, the sequence GCGTCTGTCCGGCGATGCGGCTCACCCAGGCTTTCAAACGTAGATCGACCTCGTCGATCATCCGGGCCCCCCGCGTTCTCTGTGGGCCGGTGCTCACCCGGGCGCGAGCGCGCCACGCGTGAAGTCCGGGCAAGCAAGGTGGCATTCGCGGCGGAACCCCGGAAGCGGCCCTGGAGAGCAGGTGCGCGTCCGGGGCTCAACACGGCTCGACAGTGGACACGCCATGCGTCGTGCGTGGCACGCGGACGCCGCTCCAGGTGCTGGCCGAACGCACCTCGCGCATGGGCAGGCTGCCACGTGATTCCCATGTGACGGGATACGTCCAGTGCGGCCATCGCGAGCCCTTCGTCACTGGGGCGTCCCTGACCGCCCCGACGTTTCCGTCCGCTGGTGCACATCCGTCGCGCGGGAGGATGCGAACGTCGACACGGAACTGAGCGCACTCCAGGAAAGTCCGGTGGGACCTGGGGGCGACTTGCGCTCGCCCTCCTCATTTTCGACGTCGTGGCTTCCGTTTCCCGTCCAGGCGCCGAATGATGGTCGCCGGGCCGGAACATCCTCCGTGGAACACCTCATGAAGATGGCGACATCCTCGACAAGACGACGCACGACAGTCTTCCGACATGGTCCGGCGCTGGCCGGGCTCCTGGCGCTCGGCGCCGTCACCACCGCCCAGGCGCAGGAGGGCGGCGCGGCCGAGCCCTACCGCTTCGGCGTCCTGCTGGACGCGGGCGCGCCCCATGGCGTGGGACTGTCCGCCGTCCTCAAGCCCCTGCCCTGGCTGCGGCTGCAGGCGGGCCCCACCACGAACACGCTCAGCCTGGGCATCCGCGGCGGCATCAGCATCCTTCCGCTGCAGACCTTCATCGCGCCCTCGCTCAACGCGGAGGCCGGCCACTCCTTCGGCGCGGACTACAAGGAGGTCGTCGACTGGCTGGGCGCGAAGCCCTCGTCCAACTACGACTCCATCCGCGACGTCAGCTACGACTACGTCGCCGGCACCGTGGGCCTGGAGATTGGCGCCGCCAGCCGCTTCAACTTCTACCTGCACCTGGGCCTGAGCTACGTGCGCATGGGCGTGGACGACGCGACCGCGCTCCTCCAGGACGCCACGGACGACCCGGACGTCACCGCTCGCAACCTCACCCTGCGCGCCACCATCCCCTCGGTGAAGGTGGGCTTCATCTTCTATTTCTTCTGAGCCCGGAGCACGACACCCATGCGAACGACCGCCTTCCGCGCCACGCTGCTCGGCGCCCTCGCGCTCCTCACCACCGGCTGTGAGTCCCTCTTCTTCATCGAGGCCGAGGCCGAGGAGATCTGCAAGACCCAACCGAACGTCGACTTCCCCGGGGCGCTGCCCCTCACCGTGAGCATCGAGCACACCCTGGAGTTCCCCCTGGGTGACGTCGACGCGCCGCTGCCCGAAGACGCGGACGTGGAGACCGAGCTGAAGCTCAAGGTCTTCGAGGTGACCGCCAGCACGGACCTGAGCGGCATCGAGCGCGCCAGCGTCTCCGTGCGCCGGCCCGGCACGTCGGAGGAAATCCTGCTGGGCGAGTTCCGCCGCACCAGCACCGCCCCCACGAACACGCTGCGGCTGACCAGCAGCGGCTCCGTGGACCTGCTCGACCTGTCGCGCGAGGACTCGCTCGACTTCGTCTTCGAGGCGCGCGGCACGCTGCCCACCGAGGACTGGTCCGCGAAGCTCGAGACGTGCGCGGGCGTGCGCGCCAAGGCGAACTACTTCGACCTCGTCTTCTAGGTCGCGCCACCTCGGGAGCCCCGGCGACGCTCTCGCCCGGGCTCCACCCGCGAGCACTCCGGCCCCCGACAAGGGCTGCTCGCTCCAGGACACTCCAGAGGGCGCGCGGCGCGCCCGCGCGACACATCCCCGGAGGCGACGGCCCCGGGGCGTTGTCGGAAGGAGGCGCCGGCACTACCACGCCGGCACGGGCCCACCCTTCCCTGGAGCACTGTCCCATGATTGTCGGCCGGAGGCTGTCCTGGCGAATCATCCTGCGTTACACGGGCCGGCCCGTCGCGCTGCACGTCCTCTTCGCCCTCGTCGTCGTCCTGGGCTACAAGATGTTCTCCGCGCGATGGCTGTCGGTGCCCGCCCTGCCCGTCACGCTGCTGGCGGCGGCGCTGGGCGTGCTGCTCGGCTTCCGCAACAACTCCGCCTATGACCGCTGGTGGGAGGCGCGCACGCTCTGGGGCGGCGTGGTGAACTGGTCGCGCTCCTTCGCGCGCCAGGTGCTCACGCTGCTGCCCCGCCCCAACCCCGCGCGGGAGCTGCCGCTGACGGGGGAGGCGCTGGGCACGGTGAGCTCGCGCCTGCTGCGCACGGCCGTGGACAGCCCCAGCCCCCTGCTGACGGCCCAGGGCACCCGGGCCAGCGACGGCGCGGTGAGGGACCGCTCCGGCCGGGCCCGGATGCCGCCCCGGGAAGGCGCCCCATCCGACAAGGTCGCCGCGGTGGGCACCATGCCCGAGGCGCAGGGCGAGCCCCGAGGCGTCATCACTGACATGGTGGAGGACATCACCGAGGACGCGCGCGAGCTGGTCTACGCGCAGATGGGCTTCGTCAACGCCCTGCGCTGCCACCTGCGCCGCCAGGACCCGCTGCCGGAGATCGTCGCCTTCTTCCGGCCCGCCGTCATCGAGGCGCTGCGCGAGGAGCAGAACGTCCCCTCCGCCATCCTCCTGTGGATGGCCACGCGCGTGCGCCGCATCTACGGCCAGGTGTCCGACGCGCAGAAGGTCGTCTTCCTCCACGTCACGCTCGACAAGACGCTGTCGGAGCTGACCAACCTGCTGGGCGCCTGCGAGCGCATCAAGAACACGCCCCTGCCCCGGCAGTACGACAGCCTGCTGTTCGCCATGACGCGCGCCTACCTGGTGCTGCTGCCGCTGGGCGTGGTGGAGGACCTGGGCTGGCTGACGCCCCCGGTCACCGCCATCATCGCCTTCCTCTTCGTCGGCCTGGACGAGGTGGGCCGCGACATCGAGACCCCGTTCGAGGACGACGTCAGCGACACGCCCATGACCGCCCTGTGCCGCACCATCGAAATCAACCTGCGGCAGATGCTGGGAGAGCCACGACTTCCCCAGCCCGTCCAGCCCCAGAAGGGGCTGCTCTACTGAGCGACGGCGGGGACGGCCGCGGGCTGCACGCCCAGGTATTCCCGCCGCGTGCCCAGCAGGTTGTCGAACAGCGGGTGCGTCACGCACCAGTTGGCGTTCTGGTCCTTGCCCATGTGGTGGTCGTAGTGCCAGGGCAGGTGCTGCTTCGCCCACGCCGGGTCCAGGTGCGCGCGGCGGTGGACGCGGTAGTAGTTGGCCGCGCACGTCCACACCGTGCCCACGAAGAACGGCGCCACCGGCAAGAGCGGCGCGTGCGCCAGCGCCAGCACCGCCAGCCCCACCAGCTCCTTCGCCTTCGCCGACCACGTCCACAACGAGCGCAGATACTCTTCGTCCACCATGTCGTGCTTGCGCGACGCCTGGTGGTGCTCGCTCCAGTGGAAATGCCAGAAGCTGTCCTTGTTGCGGCCCATGCCGTGCAGCACGTAGCGGTGGAGGACCCATTCCCCGAAATTGGAGTACGCCCAGCCCAATGGAATACCGATCATCGATGCCTCCAGCAGGGCGCCCGGCCGGCACCCCGCCCCCAATAATGACGATGTGGTCACTCTTTTTCTATCACGCAACGTGTCGGAGCGCACGATGACCACCCGCGCGGAGACTCGCGGCAGGGGGGCGGACACGCGCCCGGAGGCAGCCCGGCGTCCGGGGCGCCCCGGTGGCCGGCGCGAGACCCAGCGCCGCGAGCGGACGAAGGAGCTGGAGGACGCGGCGCTGCGGCTGTTCGTGGAGCGGGGCCTGGACCTGGTCACCATCGACGACATCACCCAGGCGACGGGCGTGGCCAAGGGGACGTTCTACCGCTACTTCGAGGACAAGGCGGCGCTGGTGGACGCGCTGCTGGCGCCGGTGCGTGGGGAGCTGCTCGCGGGCCTGGAGGC encodes:
- a CDS encoding bestrophin family protein encodes the protein MIVGRRLSWRIILRYTGRPVALHVLFALVVVLGYKMFSARWLSVPALPVTLLAAALGVLLGFRNNSAYDRWWEARTLWGGVVNWSRSFARQVLTLLPRPNPARELPLTGEALGTVSSRLLRTAVDSPSPLLTAQGTRASDGAVRDRSGRARMPPREGAPSDKVAAVGTMPEAQGEPRGVITDMVEDITEDARELVYAQMGFVNALRCHLRRQDPLPEIVAFFRPAVIEALREEQNVPSAILLWMATRVRRIYGQVSDAQKVVFLHVTLDKTLSELTNLLGACERIKNTPLPRQYDSLLFAMTRAYLVLLPLGVVEDLGWLTPPVTAIIAFLFVGLDEVGRDIETPFEDDVSDTPMTALCRTIEINLRQMLGEPRLPQPVQPQKGLLY